Proteins encoded within one genomic window of Brachybacterium muris:
- a CDS encoding glycoside hydrolase family 3 C-terminal domain-containing protein — MSETLLSQKSTTAEAGDRTVDPALADASRALAARGTVLLTNDGTLPLAAGTRTALFGRIQKDWIAVGYGSGGDVNPPYVTNLLDSLRESGSVQVDEQLAARYEAWCAENPADPGEIWGAWPRHYPEMPLEDAAVNEAARRNDVAVVVIGRAAGEDRDALLEPGSYYLTDEERGLLAQVTEAFERTVVVVDTGNLIDLAWLEEFSVDALVLAWAGGMEAGNAIADVLTGAVEPGGRLTATIARRYEDCPAAPNFGDAAVTNYAEDIFVGYRYFETFAQDAVLFPFGFGLGYTEFDLSPVDLTTSEGTIQLSVRVTNTGGRPGSEVVQAYVEVPGVALSQPARALAAYARTPELAPGESHELRLSVDWADIASYDDAGVTGHRSAFVLEPGTYRFHVGHDVRRTSEAGTAEVLELRVVEQLEEAAAVDPEHGFDRMVVRTGADGRPEVGYEPVPTRTESLRERILSRLPGAVAAPEGEQPSFQDVLDGSVDLGAFIGSLTPRELSDIAYGDVTMDSPLGAAGNAGAIGGVSAALRARGVIPAITTDGPSGIRIADYASLLPCGTALASAWDPAAVRELSALHGQEMLRKGSDILLGPGMNIHRDPLCGRNFEYFSEDPLVSGLTGAAQVAGIQSQGVAACPKHFACNNQEFERIWVDARVSERALREIYLRGFRIMVRESSPWTIMTCYNKINGVWGHYHYDLVTTILRGEWGFEGLVMTDWWMRMAPDPDFPALRDSAYRVRAGVDVLMPGSIEHSGATKEDSVYESHRSPDGLTLGEMQRTARHVLTYLAAVRPQGHRMGRGERAED, encoded by the coding sequence GTGAGCGAAACCCTGCTGTCCCAGAAATCGACCACCGCTGAGGCCGGCGACCGCACCGTCGACCCGGCCCTCGCCGATGCGTCCCGCGCACTGGCAGCCCGCGGCACCGTCCTGCTGACGAACGACGGGACCCTCCCGCTCGCGGCCGGCACCCGTACGGCGCTGTTCGGCCGCATCCAGAAGGACTGGATCGCCGTGGGCTACGGCTCCGGTGGGGACGTGAACCCCCCGTACGTCACCAACCTGCTGGACTCCCTGCGCGAGAGCGGGTCCGTCCAGGTCGACGAGCAGCTCGCCGCTCGATACGAGGCCTGGTGCGCCGAGAACCCGGCCGACCCGGGGGAGATCTGGGGTGCCTGGCCCCGCCACTACCCCGAGATGCCCCTCGAGGACGCCGCCGTGAACGAGGCGGCACGGCGCAACGATGTCGCCGTGGTCGTCATCGGCCGCGCCGCCGGGGAGGACCGCGACGCCCTGCTGGAGCCCGGCTCCTACTACCTCACCGACGAGGAGCGCGGCCTGCTGGCCCAGGTCACCGAGGCGTTCGAGAGGACGGTGGTGGTCGTCGACACGGGGAACCTCATCGATCTCGCGTGGCTGGAGGAGTTCTCGGTCGACGCCCTCGTCCTCGCCTGGGCGGGCGGGATGGAGGCCGGGAACGCCATCGCCGATGTGCTCACCGGCGCTGTCGAGCCCGGCGGCCGTCTCACGGCGACGATCGCCCGCCGGTACGAGGACTGCCCGGCCGCCCCGAATTTCGGCGACGCAGCGGTCACGAACTATGCCGAGGACATCTTCGTCGGCTACCGCTACTTCGAGACCTTCGCCCAGGACGCGGTGCTGTTCCCCTTCGGCTTCGGACTCGGGTACACCGAGTTCGACCTGAGCCCGGTCGACCTCACCACGTCCGAGGGGACGATCCAGCTGAGCGTCCGGGTCACGAACACCGGCGGCCGCCCCGGCAGCGAGGTGGTCCAGGCCTACGTGGAGGTCCCTGGGGTCGCGCTGTCCCAGCCCGCGCGAGCCCTTGCCGCCTATGCCCGGACCCCCGAGCTGGCCCCGGGTGAGAGCCATGAGCTCCGGCTCTCGGTCGACTGGGCCGACATCGCCTCGTACGACGACGCCGGGGTGACCGGCCACCGCTCGGCCTTCGTGCTGGAACCTGGCACCTACCGGTTCCACGTGGGCCATGACGTGCGGCGCACCTCCGAGGCCGGGACGGCCGAGGTCCTGGAGCTGCGGGTGGTCGAGCAGCTCGAGGAGGCGGCGGCCGTCGACCCCGAGCACGGCTTCGACCGCATGGTCGTCCGCACGGGTGCCGACGGCCGGCCCGAGGTCGGGTACGAACCGGTCCCGACACGCACCGAGTCGCTCCGGGAGCGGATCCTCTCGCGCCTGCCCGGGGCCGTCGCCGCACCGGAGGGTGAGCAGCCCTCCTTCCAGGACGTCCTCGACGGGAGTGTCGACCTGGGGGCCTTCATCGGTTCACTCACCCCGCGCGAGCTCTCCGACATCGCCTACGGCGACGTCACGATGGACAGCCCCCTCGGAGCTGCCGGGAACGCGGGTGCGATCGGCGGGGTGAGCGCGGCGCTGCGGGCACGAGGAGTGATCCCGGCGATCACCACCGACGGCCCCTCCGGGATCCGGATCGCGGACTACGCCTCGCTGCTGCCGTGCGGCACCGCGCTGGCCTCGGCATGGGATCCGGCCGCGGTCCGGGAGCTGAGCGCCCTGCACGGCCAGGAGATGCTCCGGAAGGGCTCGGACATCCTGCTCGGCCCGGGGATGAACATCCACCGTGATCCGCTGTGCGGGAGGAACTTCGAGTACTTCTCGGAGGACCCGCTGGTGTCCGGTCTCACCGGCGCGGCCCAGGTGGCGGGCATCCAGTCCCAGGGAGTGGCGGCGTGCCCCAAGCACTTCGCGTGCAACAACCAGGAGTTCGAGCGGATCTGGGTCGATGCCAGGGTCTCGGAGCGGGCGCTGCGGGAGATCTACCTGCGAGGGTTCCGCATCATGGTGCGGGAGTCCTCGCCGTGGACCATCATGACCTGCTACAACAAGATCAACGGGGTGTGGGGCCACTACCACTACGACCTCGTCACCACGATCCTCCGCGGCGAATGGGGGTTCGAGGGACTGGTGATGACCGACTGGTGGATGCGCATGGCACCGGATCCCGACTTCCCTGCTCTGCGGGACAGTGCCTACCGTGTCCGGGCCGGCGTGGATGTGCTGATGCCTGGCTCCATCGAGCACTCGGGTGCTACGAAAGAGGACTCCGTGTACGAGAGCCACCGGTCTCCGGACGGTCTCACGCTCGGTGAGATGCAGCGGACCGCCCGTCACGTGCTCACCTACCTCGCTGCGGTGCGCCCGCAAGGGCACCGCATGGGTCGTGGGGAGCGCGCGGAGGACTGA
- the dhaL gene encoding dihydroxyacetone kinase subunit DhaL, whose protein sequence is MNENSTSSHAGSSSPATLPDGFGREFITLTHQTLSDAAEALGDLDRRAGDGDFGTNVRVAMKGAAKNIDDDSPSTYREWVTAMYMGWLGVGGTSGPLFGMFFRDVSKAGADDSAPTLEQFAQALADGQATVQKYGEAKVGDKTMIDALDPAVAALREAGSSDPAQALAAAEDAAIKGARDTAESTAKRGRASYVGDAAKGVIDPGAAAMALVIGAARAAAAGKKDVDTSWIS, encoded by the coding sequence ATGAACGAGAACAGCACCAGCTCTCACGCCGGCAGCAGCTCGCCTGCGACGCTGCCCGACGGCTTCGGCCGAGAGTTCATCACCCTGACCCATCAGACCCTCTCCGATGCCGCCGAGGCCCTCGGTGACCTGGACCGTCGCGCCGGCGACGGCGATTTCGGCACCAACGTGCGCGTGGCCATGAAGGGCGCCGCGAAGAACATCGACGACGATTCGCCGAGCACCTACCGCGAGTGGGTGACCGCGATGTACATGGGGTGGCTGGGCGTGGGCGGCACCAGTGGGCCCCTGTTCGGCATGTTCTTCCGCGACGTGTCCAAGGCCGGGGCCGACGACTCGGCCCCCACCCTGGAGCAGTTCGCCCAGGCCCTCGCCGACGGCCAGGCCACCGTGCAGAAGTACGGCGAGGCCAAGGTGGGGGACAAGACCATGATCGATGCCCTGGACCCGGCGGTCGCCGCCCTGCGCGAGGCAGGTTCCTCCGATCCCGCCCAGGCGCTCGCCGCAGCGGAGGACGCCGCGATCAAGGGTGCCCGTGACACCGCGGAGTCCACCGCCAAGCGCGGCCGCGCGAGCTACGTGGGCGACGCCGCCAAGGGCGTGATCGACCCGGGTGCTGCGGCTATGGCCCTGGTGATCGGTGCCGCCCGCGCCGCCGCCGCGGGGAAGAAGGACGTCGACACCAGCTGGATCAGCTGA
- a CDS encoding ADP-ribosylglycohydrolase family protein, translated as MGVNVEKVLDRAAGTLLGTACGDALGVPYEFGSAPYDPRQGPEPIGGGLGDYAPGEWSDDTQMAMCIARVAASGVSIDSPEGLDAIASGFLEWMAGDPADVGNQTRALLTPMLADQEWTEGAVAGIAARMTQRARALHESTGHTAGNGALMRTAPVALAFLDDRERTAKAARRIAELTHTDALAGDSCVLWCEAIRTTVLTGELVGPEAGLDLLPAPRCEAWAALADGSWRDGGPAALRGNGFTVTALYAALHAVEQAAEQAIEQVDDRDREHAGASEDTFRAGITTAVAIGGDTDTVAAIAGALLGARVGVAGVPAAWRRVVHGWPGMDAEDLTRMAGKILRA; from the coding sequence ATGGGTGTGAACGTCGAGAAAGTGCTGGACCGCGCGGCCGGCACCCTGCTGGGCACAGCCTGCGGGGACGCCCTGGGTGTTCCCTACGAGTTCGGCAGCGCGCCCTACGATCCGCGGCAGGGGCCGGAGCCGATTGGCGGCGGGCTGGGCGACTACGCCCCCGGCGAATGGTCGGACGACACCCAGATGGCGATGTGCATCGCCCGTGTGGCGGCCTCCGGGGTGTCGATCGACAGCCCCGAGGGGCTGGACGCGATCGCCTCGGGGTTCCTGGAGTGGATGGCCGGGGATCCGGCAGACGTGGGCAACCAGACCCGCGCCCTGCTCACCCCGATGCTCGCGGACCAGGAGTGGACTGAGGGGGCCGTGGCCGGGATCGCCGCGCGGATGACGCAGCGCGCCCGCGCCCTGCACGAGAGCACCGGTCACACGGCCGGGAACGGGGCGCTGATGCGCACCGCCCCGGTGGCGCTGGCATTCCTCGATGACCGCGAGCGCACCGCCAAGGCTGCCCGGCGCATAGCCGAGCTCACCCACACCGACGCCCTTGCCGGCGACTCCTGCGTTCTGTGGTGCGAAGCGATCCGCACCACGGTGCTCACCGGGGAGCTGGTAGGTCCCGAGGCGGGCCTGGACCTGTTGCCTGCACCGCGGTGTGAGGCGTGGGCGGCCCTGGCCGACGGCAGCTGGCGCGACGGCGGTCCCGCGGCACTGCGGGGCAACGGGTTCACGGTGACAGCGCTGTACGCGGCGCTGCACGCGGTGGAACAGGCCGCGGAGCAGGCCATCGAGCAGGTCGATGATCGGGACCGGGAGCACGCGGGCGCATCCGAGGACACGTTCCGCGCAGGGATCACCACGGCCGTGGCCATCGGCGGCGATACCGACACCGTGGCCGCCATTGCCGGGGCCCTGCTCGGGGCGCGGGTGGGTGTCGCCGGCGTGCCTGCTGCGTGGCGCCGAGTGGTGCACGGCTGGCCCGGCATGGACGCGGAGGACCTCACCCGGATGGCCGGGAAGATCCTCCGCGCATGA
- a CDS encoding LacI family DNA-binding transcriptional regulator translates to MSPRRSLSSAPTIRDVARAAGVSTATASRVVRGEDKVRPEKVAAVERAVLELGYVPNSAARGLVERRVSAVALVFPEREGRVFTDPFFGAAVSGVSSALDDAGLQLLLVMTGSDDSGERMRRFVRGNHCDGIVLASQHEESMLDMALAELMAPVVSIGKPPRQRDMPYVDLDNPGGGQLAAEHLLESGRKRIALIGGPHDMAAARERAAGFEAELARHGVTLAGRVDGDYSYASGARAFDRLVEDVVDLDAVFAVNDLMAFAAIQRAKAQGLSVPGDLAVMGFDDIDVARAEAAGLTTVHNPVRTMSAQATRTLLTLIDGGEVAERMIAEPRLVLRTTA, encoded by the coding sequence ATGAGTCCGAGACGGTCGCTGTCATCGGCTCCGACCATCCGGGACGTCGCCCGCGCCGCCGGCGTGTCCACCGCCACCGCCTCCCGCGTGGTCAGGGGCGAGGACAAGGTGCGACCGGAGAAGGTCGCCGCGGTCGAGCGTGCCGTTTTGGAGCTGGGGTATGTGCCGAACTCAGCAGCTCGTGGTCTGGTCGAGCGCAGGGTCAGTGCGGTCGCGCTGGTCTTCCCCGAGAGAGAGGGTCGAGTCTTCACTGATCCGTTCTTCGGGGCCGCTGTCTCCGGCGTCTCTTCGGCACTGGACGACGCCGGGCTGCAGCTGCTGCTGGTGATGACCGGTTCCGATGACAGTGGTGAACGAATGCGGCGCTTCGTGCGGGGCAACCACTGCGATGGGATCGTCCTGGCTTCCCAGCACGAGGAGAGCATGCTCGACATGGCACTCGCGGAACTGATGGCGCCTGTGGTGTCGATCGGCAAGCCACCGCGGCAACGGGACATGCCGTACGTCGACCTCGACAATCCGGGGGGCGGCCAGCTGGCGGCTGAGCATCTCCTGGAATCCGGCAGGAAGCGGATCGCCCTGATCGGGGGACCGCACGACATGGCTGCGGCGCGGGAGCGCGCTGCCGGTTTCGAGGCGGAGCTGGCCCGGCACGGCGTCACTCTGGCGGGTCGCGTGGACGGGGACTACTCCTATGCGTCAGGGGCCCGAGCTTTCGACCGGCTGGTGGAGGACGTGGTCGACCTCGATGCCGTCTTTGCTGTCAACGATCTGATGGCTTTCGCCGCGATCCAGAGAGCCAAGGCACAGGGACTGTCCGTCCCCGGTGACCTCGCGGTGATGGGCTTCGACGACATCGACGTCGCTAGAGCCGAAGCAGCAGGGCTCACCACCGTCCACAACCCGGTGCGAACTATGTCTGCCCAGGCCACACGCACCCTTCTGACACTCATCGACGGCGGTGAGGTCGCGGAGCGCATGATCGCCGAGCCCCGCCTGGTCCTGCGCACGACGGCCTGA